One genomic window of Micrococcus flavus includes the following:
- a CDS encoding aldo/keto reductase → MTAVHETPAPPRTGSPLILGTMGWGADRDRARGALRAGLDAGITVLDTADIYGAGVSEETVGALVAELPAAAREALRVQTKTGIVLHEPGPDGRPRVRYDNSPAYVRAGLEASLDRLGLAAVDTLLIHRPDVLTPVADTVRAFLDAREAGLVRRLGVSNMGTARVLEYQRALAGLAADGTGLQCVQMELGLHHRTLVEAVVLANHDDAPATAGAADLGAVCAAEGIELQAWGPLAQGRYTRGSDGSVPRDRAEQAALAAAGGPAAVVAEVALELEVSREAVVLAWLLRLPWGVRPVVGSQDPARLAACAGAEDAAARMDGAQWHRLWTAARGETLP, encoded by the coding sequence ATGACCGCCGTGCACGAGACCCCCGCCCCGCCGCGCACCGGATCCCCGCTGATCCTCGGGACCATGGGATGGGGTGCCGACCGTGATCGGGCCCGCGGCGCCCTGCGTGCCGGGCTCGACGCCGGAATCACGGTGCTGGACACCGCGGACATCTACGGCGCCGGCGTCTCGGAGGAGACCGTGGGCGCGCTCGTGGCCGAGCTGCCCGCCGCGGCGCGGGAGGCGCTGCGCGTGCAGACCAAGACGGGCATCGTCCTCCACGAGCCCGGCCCCGACGGGCGGCCGCGCGTCCGGTACGACAACTCGCCGGCGTACGTGCGTGCCGGCCTCGAGGCCTCCCTCGACCGCCTCGGCCTGGCCGCCGTGGACACCCTGCTCATCCACCGCCCCGACGTCCTGACGCCCGTGGCGGACACCGTGCGCGCGTTCCTCGACGCCCGCGAGGCCGGCCTGGTGCGCCGGCTCGGGGTGTCCAACATGGGCACGGCGCGGGTCCTCGAGTACCAGCGCGCCCTGGCCGGACTCGCCGCGGACGGCACCGGGCTGCAGTGCGTGCAGATGGAGCTGGGCCTGCACCACCGCACCCTCGTGGAGGCCGTGGTCCTCGCCAACCACGACGACGCCCCCGCCACCGCGGGGGCCGCCGACCTGGGCGCCGTGTGCGCCGCCGAGGGGATCGAGCTGCAGGCCTGGGGACCGCTCGCCCAGGGCCGGTACACGCGCGGCTCGGACGGCTCCGTGCCCCGGGACCGGGCCGAGCAGGCCGCGCTCGCGGCCGCGGGCGGTCCCGCCGCCGTCGTCGCGGAGGTGGCCCTCGAACTGGAGGTGAGCCGCGAGGCCGTGGTGCTCGCGTGGCTGCTGCGCCTGCCGTGGGGCGTGCGTCCCGTGGTCGGTTCGCAGGACCCGGCGCGGCTGGCGGCGTGCGCGGGCGCCGAGGACGCGGCCGCCCGGATGGACGGCGCCCAGTGGCACCGCTTGTGGACCGCCGCGCGCGGTGAGACGCTTCCCTGA
- a CDS encoding fumarylacetoacetate hydrolase family protein: MKLATFRQPDSDPDTPGATFAAVVTSVHPEDPEVAVRVVAIPDCRDVGELLTAEPAEQREMVEAALRGAQEDHDLLLDASRLVYDTLIPFPTKVIAVGLNYRDHIRETGQEKPEHPTLFAKFAQSLTGALDPIEIPEEDHRVDYEGELCVVIGEPGRRIAVEDAHEHIAGYAVANDVSMRGFQGRTSEWLQGKVWEASTPVGPWLVTPDELPRDARITTRVNGEQRQSAKLQDVVFSPEELVAYASQMVTLNPGDLILTGTPAGVAVARKDADGRRPWLTAGDVVEVEITGLGRQRNELA, translated from the coding sequence ATGAAGCTCGCCACGTTCCGCCAGCCCGACTCCGACCCGGACACCCCGGGCGCCACGTTCGCCGCCGTCGTCACCTCCGTCCACCCCGAGGATCCCGAGGTGGCGGTGCGCGTCGTCGCCATCCCGGACTGCCGGGACGTGGGCGAGCTGCTCACCGCCGAGCCCGCCGAACAGCGCGAGATGGTGGAGGCCGCCCTGCGCGGGGCGCAGGAGGACCACGACCTGCTGCTGGACGCCTCGCGCCTGGTGTACGACACGCTGATCCCGTTCCCCACCAAGGTGATCGCGGTCGGCCTGAACTACCGGGACCACATCAGGGAGACCGGCCAGGAGAAGCCGGAGCACCCGACGCTCTTCGCCAAGTTCGCCCAGTCGCTCACCGGCGCCCTCGACCCGATCGAGATCCCCGAGGAGGACCATCGCGTGGACTACGAGGGCGAGCTGTGCGTGGTGATCGGCGAGCCCGGGCGGCGGATCGCGGTCGAGGACGCGCACGAGCACATCGCCGGCTACGCGGTGGCGAACGACGTCTCGATGCGCGGCTTCCAGGGCCGCACCTCGGAGTGGCTGCAGGGCAAGGTGTGGGAGGCCTCCACGCCGGTGGGCCCGTGGCTGGTCACCCCGGACGAGCTGCCCAGGGACGCCCGCATCACCACGCGCGTCAACGGGGAGCAGCGGCAGAGCGCCAAGCTCCAGGACGTGGTGTTCTCCCCCGAGGAGCTCGTGGCCTACGCCTCGCAGATGGTCACCCTCAACCCGGGCGACCTCATCCTGACCGGCACCCCGGCCGGCGTCGCGGTGGCCCGCAAGGACGCGGACGGACGCCGGCCCTGGCTCACCGCCGGGGACGTGGTGGAGGTGGAGATCACCGGCCTGGGCCGTCAGCGCAACGAGCTCGCCTGA
- a CDS encoding DUF5129 domain-containing protein, with the protein MPPLQQQSTPSRPALAPTVPRPDRRRRASAVVGAALAAGVPIGPPGAMGVTASALAVTTAAVAPAAHAVPAAQVELVDTAGVIDPAALQRGLADVEFREPTRVVVYTERGADLSALSDDAASQEFNGRVLAHARRTHPEWISADGQKWADGLMVFALDPANRMMGVYYGEDRKLSTEQQADVREEAAEAARDARWTDAAVDAVDGSADRIGRPWYQDPGLVFGLGGGTLVTAGVGAGIWGAVALSKRARRKRALADLEAARAHLTSVTLDMDATEVNASLVPADDPHGARLLERFRGFRERALAATAELQRLEEAPEEEQRSKEFEKQAAALRSDVADLDGLDDAIGAASTLLNRHPGWQDAWDLQTAPLREDLRGIEGLRSTLPSDDPAVTAGLDSLEGFRAEAERRLEELGAGLSEERLTPSAALDALEGLRRGLTSRVDRLAEAVVAGAGRNREEREMMRRDIDAGRRAGRTTRGSLLDAQAGAGVYWSVGSFRSGYSAGHSSIESSRTSSSSSSGTGYGSSGGSFSGSGSSGRF; encoded by the coding sequence GTGCCGCCCCTGCAGCAGCAGTCCACCCCGTCGCGTCCCGCCCTGGCACCCACCGTCCCTCGCCCAGACAGGAGGCGACGCGCGTCGGCCGTCGTCGGCGCCGCGCTGGCCGCCGGCGTGCCCATCGGCCCTCCGGGGGCGATGGGCGTCACGGCGTCCGCGCTCGCCGTCACCACGGCGGCCGTGGCACCGGCCGCCCACGCCGTCCCCGCGGCGCAGGTCGAGCTCGTGGACACCGCCGGCGTGATCGACCCCGCGGCCCTGCAGCGCGGCCTGGCGGACGTGGAGTTCCGCGAGCCGACCCGCGTGGTCGTCTACACGGAGCGCGGCGCGGACCTGTCCGCCCTGTCCGACGACGCGGCCTCCCAGGAGTTCAACGGCCGCGTGCTCGCCCACGCGCGCCGGACGCACCCGGAGTGGATCAGCGCGGATGGCCAGAAGTGGGCGGACGGGCTGATGGTCTTCGCCCTGGACCCGGCCAACCGCATGATGGGCGTCTACTACGGGGAGGACAGGAAGCTCAGCACGGAGCAGCAGGCGGACGTGCGCGAGGAGGCCGCCGAAGCCGCCCGGGACGCCCGCTGGACGGACGCCGCCGTGGACGCGGTGGACGGCTCGGCGGACCGGATCGGACGGCCGTGGTACCAGGACCCGGGGCTGGTCTTCGGGCTCGGCGGCGGAACGCTGGTGACGGCGGGGGTTGGCGCCGGCATCTGGGGCGCCGTCGCGCTGTCGAAGCGGGCGCGACGCAAGCGCGCCCTCGCCGACCTGGAGGCGGCCCGCGCCCACCTGACCTCCGTCACCCTGGACATGGACGCGACCGAGGTGAACGCCTCCCTCGTGCCCGCCGACGACCCCCACGGCGCCCGACTGCTCGAGCGCTTCCGGGGCTTCCGGGAGCGCGCTCTGGCGGCGACCGCCGAGCTGCAGCGCCTGGAGGAGGCCCCGGAGGAGGAGCAGCGGTCGAAGGAGTTCGAGAAGCAGGCAGCCGCGCTGCGCTCCGACGTGGCCGACCTCGACGGGCTCGACGACGCCATCGGCGCGGCCAGCACACTGCTGAACCGGCATCCGGGCTGGCAGGACGCGTGGGACCTGCAGACCGCACCGTTGCGGGAGGACCTGCGCGGGATCGAGGGGCTCCGGTCCACGCTCCCCTCCGACGACCCCGCGGTGACCGCCGGCCTCGACTCGCTCGAGGGGTTCCGGGCGGAGGCGGAGCGGCGGCTCGAGGAGCTCGGGGCCGGGTTGTCGGAGGAGCGTCTCACGCCCTCGGCCGCGCTGGACGCCCTGGAGGGCCTCCGCCGCGGCCTCACGTCCCGCGTGGACCGCCTCGCCGAGGCCGTGGTTGCCGGCGCTGGGCGCAACCGGGAGGAGCGCGAGATGATGCGCCGGGACATCGACGCGGGACGGCGCGCGGGCCGCACCACCCGGGGCTCGCTGCTCGACGCCCAGGCCGGGGCGGGCGTGTACTGGTCCGTCGGCTCGTTCCGTTCCGGCTACTCGGCCGGCCACAGCTCGATCGAGAGCAGCCGGACCTCCTCCTCGTCGTCGAGCGGCACGGGCTACGGGTCCTCGGGCGGCTCGTTCTCCGGCTCGGGATCCTCCGGACGGTTCTGA
- a CDS encoding lamin tail domain-containing protein, producing the protein MSPLHSGPHRVVGLTLAVSPLAAVPASAATVPPPLMITELAPDSAGADHFEFIEVTNTTGAPIDLSQASLAYVYVDGADRTRDVPLLVPAGTVVEPGESVVLWLSYASGTVDSFARTEQDFRDHWAAQGAGTDYRLVRVEGQPGMANGGDRGVRLTLPDGRATWSYYPAGSVAAGRTAQFRADAARESGTALLEGRAGGLRRLHDRLPLPGRRPDEQQRGHLADRPGVLRPAARGDGGPLDQEREERPPHRRGLRRPLRHHPRGRLQAGRGPHRGHGQQRRPRDRGGHEDRVLGQPGLLQPRRRRRHPGGPGHPVRRRPGGRRAPAPARPRPRLPPAVSAPNRRRRVSWCRRRTRRRP; encoded by the coding sequence ATGTCGCCCCTTCACTCCGGTCCACACCGAGTGGTCGGCCTGACCCTGGCCGTCTCCCCCCTCGCCGCCGTCCCCGCGTCCGCCGCCACGGTGCCGCCGCCCCTGATGATCACGGAGCTGGCTCCCGACTCCGCCGGCGCGGACCACTTCGAGTTCATCGAGGTCACGAACACCACCGGCGCACCGATCGACCTCTCCCAGGCTAGTCTGGCCTACGTCTACGTGGACGGCGCGGACCGGACCCGGGACGTGCCGCTGCTTGTCCCGGCGGGGACCGTGGTGGAGCCGGGCGAGAGCGTGGTGCTGTGGCTGTCCTACGCCTCGGGCACGGTGGACAGCTTCGCCCGCACGGAGCAGGACTTCCGCGACCACTGGGCCGCGCAGGGCGCCGGCACCGACTACCGCCTCGTGCGCGTCGAGGGCCAGCCGGGCATGGCCAACGGCGGCGACCGCGGCGTCCGCCTGACCCTTCCGGACGGGCGCGCCACCTGGTCCTACTACCCGGCCGGCTCCGTCGCCGCGGGCAGGACGGCGCAGTTCCGGGCGGACGCCGCCCGTGAGTCCGGCACCGCCCTGCTCGAGGGCCGCGCCGGTGGACTTCGCCGACTACACGATCGACTACCTCTACCCGGCCGACGACCTGACGAACAACAACGTGGTCACCTGGCCGACCGACCCGGCGTCCTTCGTCCTGCAGCCCGGGGAGACGGCGGTCCTCTGGATCAAGAACGGGAAGAACGACCACCTCACCGCCGCGGACTTCGACGCCCACTACGGCACCACCCTCGCGGGCGGCTCCAGGCTGGTCGAGGTCCACACAGGGGGCATGGCCAACAGCGGCGCCCGCGGGATCGAGGTGGTCACGAAGACCGGGTTCTCGGTCAACCGGGCCTACTACAACCTCGGCGGCGCCGACGACACCCAGGCGGACCAGGGCATCCAGTACGCCGCAGACCCGGCGGACGTCGGGCGCCAGCGCCTGCTCGGCCTCGCCCCCGCCTCCCCCCGGCAGTCTCAGCGCCGAACAGACGCCGACGAGTCTCGTGGTGCCGCCGGCGGACGCGGCGGCGCCCGTGA
- a CDS encoding NADPH-dependent F420 reductase, translated as MPSLHDDAAPASAFRLPEAVGILGAGRAGTALARAIARIPRLHPGTAAPRVVMAATRPPAAVRRHLLIHAPEAEAVPVDELAAGTELTVVAVPREDLDDVDPALLAGPRTLAVVDMTNTWGDEPVPDWLAGPGDTAAGPGTVLIARRWAAAGLSVPVVRAFSEISHHELGTAGRTEEPRRALGVGADDPGPGRDAVAALMAALGFEPVEYAPLARAAALEPGGPVFGRETAAADLARALALRFR; from the coding sequence ATGCCCTCCCTGCACGACGACGCCGCCCCCGCCTCCGCCTTCCGCCTCCCGGAGGCGGTGGGGATCCTCGGCGCGGGCCGCGCCGGCACGGCGTTGGCCCGGGCGATCGCCCGGATCCCGCGCCTGCACCCGGGGACCGCGGCGCCACGCGTCGTGATGGCGGCGACGCGCCCTCCGGCCGCGGTGCGGCGGCACCTGCTCATCCACGCGCCCGAGGCGGAGGCCGTGCCGGTCGACGAGCTGGCGGCGGGCACCGAGCTGACAGTGGTGGCGGTGCCGCGCGAGGACCTGGACGACGTGGACCCGGCGCTGCTGGCCGGCCCGCGCACGCTCGCCGTGGTGGACATGACCAACACGTGGGGCGACGAACCGGTGCCGGACTGGCTGGCCGGCCCGGGGGACACGGCGGCCGGGCCGGGGACGGTGCTGATCGCCCGCCGCTGGGCCGCGGCGGGGCTGAGCGTGCCCGTGGTGCGCGCGTTCTCCGAGATCTCCCACCACGAGCTGGGCACCGCCGGCCGGACCGAGGAGCCCCGGCGGGCGCTCGGCGTCGGGGCGGACGACCCGGGGCCGGGACGCGACGCCGTCGCCGCCCTGATGGCCGCGCTCGGCTTCGAGCCGGTGGAGTACGCGCCGCTCGCCCGCGCGGCGGCCCTGGAGCCGGGGGGTCCGGTGTTCGGACGGGAGACGGCGGCGGCCGACCTCGCCCGCGCCCTCGCCCTCCGCTTCCGCTGA
- a CDS encoding endonuclease/exonuclease/phosphatase family protein, translating into MRLRRLSAAVAVAALAVTGAASAQAARPAHAPERGSAAASVQDAHEVRVATCNASLNRGAEGELVRDLSTPDDEQARNIAGVVQTTRPEILLINEVDFDAAGEGARLFQENYLAVGQNGQDPIHYPYRYTAPVNTGVPSGLDLDQSGTVGGPNDAWGFGLFPGQYGMVIYSQHPILEDRIRTFQDFRWADMPGNVMPEDYYTPEQEEQLRLSSKSHWDVPVEVNGKTLHVLAAHPTPPAFDGSEKRNQRRNHDEIRLWADDITGGRTAAYLYDDEGVRGGLARGERFVVLGDYNADPLDGDSWDGAVDLLLEHSRIRDPKPSSAGAAEASALQGGANLQHEGDPRYDTADFNDRPAPGNLRVDLALPSKNLPLLDAGVFWPAQGEPGSELTGSYPFPTSDHRLVWVDVKVAGNPRR; encoded by the coding sequence ATGCGCCTTCGTCGTCTGTCCGCCGCCGTGGCCGTGGCCGCGCTCGCCGTCACCGGCGCCGCGTCCGCCCAGGCCGCCCGCCCCGCCCACGCCCCGGAGCGCGGATCCGCCGCCGCGTCCGTCCAGGACGCCCACGAGGTCCGCGTGGCCACCTGCAACGCCTCGCTCAACCGCGGCGCCGAGGGGGAGCTGGTCCGCGACCTGTCCACCCCGGACGACGAGCAGGCCCGGAACATCGCGGGGGTCGTGCAGACCACCCGCCCGGAGATCCTCCTGATCAACGAGGTCGACTTCGACGCCGCCGGCGAGGGCGCCCGCCTGTTCCAGGAGAACTACCTGGCCGTCGGCCAGAACGGCCAGGACCCGATCCACTACCCCTACCGCTACACCGCCCCCGTGAACACGGGCGTGCCCTCCGGTCTGGACCTGGACCAGAGCGGCACCGTGGGGGGACCGAACGACGCATGGGGCTTCGGCCTCTTCCCGGGCCAGTACGGCATGGTGATCTACTCCCAGCACCCGATCCTCGAGGACCGGATCCGCACGTTCCAGGACTTCCGCTGGGCGGACATGCCCGGCAACGTCATGCCCGAGGACTACTACACCCCTGAGCAGGAGGAGCAGCTGCGCCTGTCCTCCAAGTCCCACTGGGACGTGCCCGTGGAGGTCAACGGGAAGACCCTGCACGTGCTGGCCGCGCACCCCACCCCGCCCGCCTTCGACGGCTCGGAGAAGCGCAACCAGCGCCGCAACCACGACGAGATCCGCCTGTGGGCGGACGACATCACCGGCGGCCGGACCGCCGCCTACCTCTACGACGACGAGGGCGTGCGCGGCGGCCTCGCGCGCGGCGAGCGCTTCGTGGTGCTCGGCGACTACAACGCCGATCCGCTCGACGGCGACTCGTGGGACGGCGCCGTCGACCTGCTCCTGGAGCACTCCCGCATCCGCGACCCGAAGCCGTCCTCGGCCGGCGCGGCCGAGGCGTCCGCGCTGCAGGGCGGGGCCAACCTCCAGCACGAGGGCGACCCCCGGTACGACACCGCCGACTTCAACGACCGCCCCGCCCCGGGCAACCTGCGCGTGGACCTGGCCCTGCCCTCCAAGAACCTGCCGCTGCTGGACGCCGGCGTGTTCTGGCCGGCCCAGGGCGAGCCGGGCTCGGAGCTGACCGGCTCCTACCCGTTCCCCACCTCGGACCACCGCCTCGTGTGGGTGGACGTGAAGGTCGCCGGGAACCCCCGCCGCTGA